A genome region from Thermodesulfobacteriota bacterium includes the following:
- a CDS encoding bifunctional nuclease family protein has protein sequence MFLKMTVSGLTIDPFTNAPVVILKDTDDKNSLPIWIGLLEASAIAAELEKIQFSRPMTHDLLKDVLGRMDVTVEKIEVNDIKDNVYYATIHINVNNTSHEIDARPSDAIALALRTRSPIYVSTEVIDKSNKMELDDADGKKRIDSKKWSELLDELSPESFGKYKM, from the coding sequence ATGTTCTTGAAAATGACGGTGTCCGGCCTTACCATAGACCCCTTTACCAACGCCCCTGTAGTTATCCTCAAGGATACCGACGATAAGAACTCGCTCCCCATATGGATAGGTTTGCTGGAGGCAAGCGCCATAGCGGCGGAGCTTGAAAAAATACAGTTCTCCCGGCCCATGACCCACGACCTCCTGAAGGACGTACTCGGGCGCATGGACGTAACCGTCGAAAAGATAGAGGTGAACGACATAAAGGATAACGTCTACTACGCCACCATACACATAAACGTAAACAACACCTCTCACGAGATAGACGCGAGGCCCAGCGACGCCATCGCGTTGGCGCTGCGCACGAGATCTCCTATCTACGTCTCTACGGAGGTAATCGATAAGTCCAACAAGATGGAGCTTGACGACGCCGACGGCAAAAAACGTATCGATTCGAAAAAGTGGAGCGAACTCCTGGATGAACTCTCGCCGGAATCCTTCGGCAAGTATAAGATGTAG